Proteins encoded by one window of Nicotiana tabacum cultivar K326 chromosome 10, ASM71507v2, whole genome shotgun sequence:
- the LOC142165489 gene encoding uncharacterized protein LOC142165489 — protein MQRYLDKLQITLHCFKEWTLDHVPREQNSEADALANLGSSVEEDDIVTGPVIQLSKPVIEEGHADISSTSLTWDWRNKYIDYLKHGKLLTDPKESRTLRARAAQFSLDKNETLYKRTFDGPMAVCLGPGDTDYVLQEIYEGSCGNHSSVDSLILKVIKAGYYWDSMENDTKEFIRKFDKC, from the coding sequence ATGCAGAGGTACCTAGACAAACTTCAAATAACACTACActgtttcaaggaatggactctgGACCATGTACCTCGGGAacagaacagcgaggccgatgcgtTAGCAAACTTGGGATCATCAGTCGAAGAGGATGATATTGTCACGGGGCCTGTCATCCAGCTATCAAAACCAGTGATCGAAGAAGGCCATGCAGATATTAGCTCGACAAGCTTgacatgggattggaggaataagtacatcgATTATCTAAAGCATGGGAAGCTCCTCACGGACCCAAAAGAGTCAAGAACACTCCGAGCCAGAGCGGCCCAATTCTCGCTCGATAAAAATGAAACTTTATACAAAAGAACCTTTGATGGACCAATGGCGGTGTGCTTGGGACCCGGGGATACGGACTATGTACTACAGGAAATCTACGAGGGCTCCTGTGGAAACCATTCTAGTGTAGACTCTTTGATTCTCAAGGTGATCAaagcaggatattattgggatagcatggaaaatgaTACCAAGGAATTCATTCGAAAGTTTGATAAGTGCTAG